A window of the Tripterygium wilfordii isolate XIE 37 chromosome 12, ASM1340144v1, whole genome shotgun sequence genome harbors these coding sequences:
- the LOC120011028 gene encoding homocysteine S-methyltransferase 2-like, with protein MCDTGEETSSMLIKDLLRQAGGAAVIDGGLATELERHGADLNDPLWSAKCLLTSAHLIRTVHLDYLEAGADIIISASYQATIQGFEARGYSREAGEALLKRSVEIASEARAIYYERCIEASGTCSGGEKVLKHRPILVAASVGSYGAYLADGSEYSGIYGKTITLETLKDFHRRRVQILAESGADLIAFETIPNKLEAQAYAELLEEEDIKIPAWFSFNSKDGVNVVSGDSLTKCASIAESCNKVVAVGINCTPPRFIHGLLLALKKVTTKPILIYPNSGESYDPDQKKWVQNTGVTDKDFVSYVDVWCDVGASLVGGCCRTTPDTIRAIYRTLSSRCRSVLPS; from the exons ATGTGCGACACCGGAGAAGAGACATCTTCAATGCTTATCAAGGATCTCCTCCGTCAAGCAGGCGGCGCCGCCGTAATCGATGGGGGCCTTGCTACCGAGCTTGAACGACATGGTGCTGACCTGAACGATCCTTTATGGAGCGCTAAGTGTCTCCTAACTTCCGCTCACCTCATCCGCACG GTACATCTTGACTACCTTGAAGCAGGTGCAGATATTATAATTTCAGCATCTTATCAG GCCACCATTCAGGGGTTTGAAGCAAGAGGCTACTCTAGGGAAGCAGGTGAAGCTTTACTAAAAAGAAGTGTGGAAATTGCCTCTGAGGCACGGGCTATATATTATGAGAGATGTATTGAAGCTTCTGGTACATGCTCTGGGGGTGAAAAGGTTCTCAAACACCGCCCCATTTTAGTTGCAGCTTCTGTCGGCAGCTACGGGGCTTATTTGGCTGATGGATCTGAATATAG TGGGATCTATGGTAAAACCATCACACTTGAAACTTTGAAAGATTTCCATCGGAGAAGAGTTCAGATCCTGGCTGAATCAGGTGCTGATTTAATTGCATTTGAGACAATTCCGAACAAGCTCGAAGCTCAG GCTTATGCAGAGCTCTTAGAAGAGGAAGACATAAAGATTCCTGCTTGGTTTTCCTTTAATTCGAAGGATGGTGTAAATGTGGTTAGTGGCGACTCTTTGACCAAGTGTGCCTCGATAGCTGAATCATGCAATAAAGTAGTTGCCGTTGGAATCAATTGCACTCCACCTAGATTTATTCATGGTCTACTTTTAGCTCTGAAGAAG GTGACTACCAAACCAATACTTATATATCCAAACAGTGGGGAGAGCTATGATCCTGATCAAAAGAAGTGGGTG CAAAATACTGGAGTTACAGATAAAGATTTTGTGTCATATGTAGATGTATGGTGTGACGTTGGGGCGTCTCTAGTCGGAGGTTGTTGCAGAACAACTCCGGATACTATAAGAGCTATTTACAGAACTCTTTCTAGCAGATGCAGATCTGTTCTGCCCTCGTGA
- the LOC120010421 gene encoding protein transport protein Sec61 subunit gamma-like: protein MDAIDSVINPLKEFAKDSVRLAKRCHEPNFEEIMKLASRVRGMGFGGFFVKLIFIPINDIIVGSR, encoded by the exons ATGGACGCCATAGATTCAGTGATCAATCCGCTCAAAGAGTTCGCCAAAGACAGCGTTCGCCTTGCGAAGAGGTGCCACGAGCCCAATTTCGAAG AAATCATGAAGCTGGCGTCTCGTGTTCGTGGTATGGGATTCGGCGGGTTCTTCGTGAAGCTGATCTTCATCCCGATCAACGACATCATTGTTGGATCTCGCTAG
- the LOC120011338 gene encoding type I inositol polyphosphate 5-phosphatase 4-like produces MRDENSKKSKLSWPKSLVKKWFNIKSKSQDFQADEVFYGGGDEDWSNLSEREACTIKKSKTERVSKRYSDRVRRGKIDLDTSQVTDVNNYRIFAATWNVAGKSPPSYLSLQDWLHTSPPADIYILGFQEIVPLNAGNVLGTEDNGPARKWLALIRKTLNSLPGSGTSGDCCHTPSPIPDPIVESDADFEGSTRQKTSSFFNRRSFQSLSRSMRMDNEMSVPQAQLDRRFSVCDRAMFGNRPSDYDPNFRWGSSDDENGPGDSPGTANYSPIAYSGSFSMEDGDRQGHSRYCLVASKQMVGIFLTVWVKSDLRDSVRNMKVSCVGRGLMGYLGNKGSISISMSLHQTSFCFVCSHLTSGQKEGDELRRNSDVMEILRKTRFPRVHRMGDETSPQTILEHDRIIWLGDLNYRIALSYRTVKALVEMRNWKALLENDQLRIEQRMGHVFEGWREGKIYFPPTYKYSDNSDRYAGDDRHPKEKRRTPAWCDRILWYGRGLNQLSYVRGESRFSDHRPVYSIFLAEVESINRSRIKKSMSCSSSRIEVEELLPYAHGYTEMNFY; encoded by the exons ATGAGAGATGAGAACTCCAAGAAAAGCAAG CTTTCATGGCCCAAGTCACTTGTCAAGAAGTGGTTCAATATCAAGAGCAAATCCCAGGACTTCCAAGCAGATGAAGTCTTTTATGGAG gtGGTGATGAAGATTGGAGTAATTTATCAGAGAGGGAAGCATGCACAATCAAGAAAAGCAAAACAG AGAGGGTGAGCAAGAGATATTCGGATAGGGTTCGACGAGGCAAGATTGACCTCGATACCTCACAAGTTACAGATGTGAATAACTATAG GATTTTTGCTGCTACCTGGAATGTGGCTGGAAAATCCCCACCAAGTTATTTGAGTCTTCAAGATTGGCTTCACACCTCTCCTCCAGCTGATATTTATATCCTTGG GTTTCAAGAGATCGTTCCTTTAAATGCTGGGAATGTTTTGGGCACTGAAGACAATGGCCCAGCTAGAAAATGGCTTGCTCTTATTAGGAAGACTCTGAATAGTCTTCCTGGAAGTGGAACCAGTGGAGATTGCTGCCATACACCTTCACCGATTCCTGATCCAATTGTGGAATCAGATGCAGACTTTGAGGGTTCAACAAGGCAGAAGACCTCATCTTTCTTCAACCGTCGATCCTTCCAGTCCTTAAGCCGTAGCATGAGAATGGATAATGAAATGTCGGTTCCCCAAGCCCAACTTGATCGACGTTTCAGTGTTTGTGATCGGGCTATGTTTGGGAATAGGCCTAGTGATTATGATCCCAACTTCAGGTGGGGTTCCTCTGATGATGAAAATGGGCCTGGAGATTCACCTGGTACTGCAAACTATTCACCAATTGCCTACAGTGGATCGTTTTCAATGGAAGACGGAGATAGGCAAGGACACTCAAGGTACTGTTTGGTTGCCAGTAAGCAGATGGTAGGGATATTTCTAACAGTGTGGGTAAAAAGTGATCTTCGAGACTCTGTTCGGAACATGAAAGTGTCTTGTGTAGGCAGAGGATTGATGGGTTATCTTGGAAACAAG GGTTCAATTTCGATCAGTATGTCTTTGCACCAAACAAGCTTTTGCTTCGTCTGTAGCCATTTGACCTCTGGGCAGAAAGAGGGAGATGAGCTACGAAGAAATTCCGATGTCATGGAGATCCTCAGGAAAACAAGATTCCCTAGGGTTCATCGGATGGGAGATGAAACTTCTCCACAAACAATCCTAGAGCATGA CCGAATCATTTGGCTAGGGGATTTGAATTATCGTATTGCCCTTTCTTATCGTACTGTAAAGGCTCTTGTGGAGATGCGTAACTGGAAGGCATTGTTGGAGAATGACCAG CTTCGCATAGAGCAGAGAATGGGGCACGTCTTCGAGGGATGGCGTGAAGGGAAGATATATTTCCCTCCAACTTACAAGTACTCGGATAATTCAGACAGATATGCCGGAGATGATAGGCACCcaaaggagaaaagaagaaCTCCTGCATG GTGCGATCGTATATTATGGTATGGAAGAGGCCTGAACCAGCTATCTTATGTTCGGGGGGAGTCAAGGTTCTCAGATCATAGACCAGTTTATAGCATATTCTTAGCTGAGGTGGAATCTATAAACCGAAGCCGGATCAAGAAGAGCATGAGTTGTTCCAGTTCAAGGATTGAGGTTGAAGAGCTGCTTCCATATGCACATGGATATACTGAAATGAATTTCTACTAA
- the LOC120010758 gene encoding methylcrotonoyl-CoA carboxylase subunit alpha, mitochondrial isoform X2, whose amino-acid sequence MSPMVSFLGRRLRHRSLVIQKRLLSDSPAIEKTTTQRIEKILVANRGEIACRIMRTARRLGIRTVAVYSDADRDSLHVKSADEAVHIGPPLARLSYLNGSAIVEAAIRTGAQAIHPGYGFLSESANFAQLCNDKGLNFIGPPASAIRDMGDKSASKRIMGAAGVPLVPGYHGSEQDVDLMKLEADKIGYPILIKPTHGGGGKGMRTVQSHDEFVDSFLGAQREAAASFGINTILLEKYITQPRHIEVQIFGDKNGNILHLYERDCSVQRRHQKIIEEAPAPNVKDDFRSHLGQAAVSAAKAVGYYNAGTVEFIVDTVSGQFYFMEMNTRLQVEHPVTEMIVSQDLVEWQIRVANGEPLPINQSQVPFHGHAFEARIYAENVPKGFLPASGILHHYCPVPVSSTVRVETGVEQGDTVSMHYDPMIAKLVVWGENRASALVKLKDCLSNFQVAGVPTNITFLQKLANHQAFEDGDVETHFIDRHRDDLFVDLKNSVVVQEAYNTATLSASFVAACLCEIEHYALKESCHVGRGFHSIWYSHSPFRVHHHAMRTIELEWDNEFDSAGSKLLPFSITYQPDGSYLVKMADNASLGLEIKVTQLGNQDFRVEVDGVSTNVSLAVYSKDQITHIHTWHGSHHHHFKQKLGLDVSDDDETQHKTSFEISSHPPGTVVAPMAGLIVKVLVKDGAKVEEGQPILILEAMKMEHVVKAPSAGSVQGLQVTVGQQVSDGSVLFSMKDSM is encoded by the exons ATGTCACCGATGGTCTCCTTCCTTGGACGAAGGCTCCGTCACAGATCGTTAGTGATTCAGAAACGGTTACTTTCAGACTCGCCTGCAATTGAGAAAACGACGACGCAGCGCATAGAGAAGATTCTAGTTGCGAACAGAGGCGAGATAGCTTGCAGAATCATGAGGACGGCGAGACGCTTGGGAATTCGAACCGTAGCCGTCTATAGCGACGCGGATAGGGACTCACTGCACGTGAAATCAGCTGATGAGGCAGTCCATATTGGTCCGCCCCTGGCTCGGTTGAGTTACCTGAACGGTTCGGCCATCGTGGAAGCTGCTATTCGCACTGGCGCGCAG GCTATCCACCCAGGTTATGGTTTCCTATCAGAAAGTGCCAATTTTGCACAACTTTGCAATGACAAGGGCCTCAACTTTATTGGCCCTCCAGCTTCTGCCATCAGGGACATGGGTGACAAAAG TGCATCAAAGAGAATTATGGGTGCTGCTGGGGTGCCGCTTGTGCCTGGATATCATGGCAGTGAACAGGATGTTGATCTGATGAAGTTAGAAGCAGATAAGATTGGATACCCTATTTTAATAAAGCCGACCCATGGAGGTGGAGGAAAG GGTATGAGGACAGTGCAAAGCCACGATGAATTTGTTGACTCTTTTTTGGGAGCCCAACGTGAGGCAGCTGCTTCATTTGGCATCAATACAATTTTGCTGGAAAAATACATTACACAGCCACGACACATAGAAGTCCAG ATATTTGGGGACAAGAATGGGAACATTCTACATTTGTACGAAAGAGATTGCAGTGTGCAGAGAAGACACCAGAAGATAATCGAGGAGGCTCCAGCT CCAAATGTCAAAGATGATTTTCGCTCACACTTGGGGCAGGCTGCTGTTTCTGCAGCCAAG GCAGTTGGTTATTACAATGCTGGCACTGTGGAGTTTATAGTTGACACGGTCTCAGgccaattttattttatggagATGAACACCCGACTTCAG GTTGAACATCCTGTTACAGAGATGATTGTCAGTCAAGATCTCGTGGAATGGCAAATCCGGGTTGCAAATGGGGAACCGCTTCCCATTAATCAGTCACAGGTTCCTTTTCATG GTCATGCTTTTGAAGCCCGAATATATGCTGAGAATGTTCCAAAAGGATTTCTCCCTGCTTCTGGGATTCTTCATCATTATTGTCCAGTTCCAGTTTCTTCAACAG TTCGTGTTGAGACTGGAGTTGAACAAGGTGACACCGTTAGTATGCATTACGATCCTATGATTGCAAAGCTCGTAGTTTGGGGAGAAAACCGTGCTTCTGCATTAGTCAAGTTGAAAGATTGTTTGTCAAATTTTCAG GTTGCTGGTGTGCCAACAAATATAACTTTTCTACAGAAACTTGCTAATCATCAGGCATTTGAAGATGGCGATGTGGAAACTCATTTTATTGACCGTCATCGAGATGACCTCTTTGTTGATTTAAAAAATTCAGTTGTAGTCCAGGAAGCATATAACACTGCTACACTTAGTGCATCATTTGTCGCGGCATGTCTTTGTGAGATAGAACATTATGCTTTGAAGGAAAGTTGTCATG TTGGCAGGGGATTTCACTCCATATGGTACTCTCATTCGCCTTTCAGAGTCCATCATCATGCTATGCGTACAATAGAACTTGAGTGGGACAATGAGTTTGATAGTGCTGGCTCAAAACTTTTGCCATTTTCCATCACATATCAGCCAGATGGGAGTTATCTGGTTAAG ATGGCAGACAATGCTTCCCTTGGTTTGGAAATCAAAGTAACACAATTAGGCAATCAAGATTTTAGAGTTGAAGTTGATGGTGTGAGTACCAATGTTAGTTTAGCGGTTTATTCCAAG GATCAGATTACGCACATCCACACATGGCATggttctcatcatcatcatttcaaacaaaaattagggCTTGATGTGTCGGATGATGATGAAACCCAGCATAAGACTAGTTTCGAGATCTCAAGCCACCCTCCAGGGACTGTGGTGGCTCCAATGGCTGGTTTGATTGTTAAAGTTCTGGTGAAGGATGGAGCGAAGGTTGAGGAAGGGCAGCCTATATTAATTTTAGAAGCCATGAAGATGGAG CATGTAGTAAAGGCTCCTTCTGCTGGCTCTGTCCAAGGGCTTCAAGTCACAGTTGGCCAACAGGTTTCAGATGGCAGTGTTCTCTTCAGTATGAAG GATTCAATGTGA
- the LOC120010758 gene encoding methylcrotonoyl-CoA carboxylase subunit alpha, mitochondrial isoform X1, with protein MSPMVSFLGRRLRHRSLVIQKRLLSDSPAIEKTTTQRIEKILVANRGEIACRIMRTARRLGIRTVAVYSDADRDSLHVKSADEAVHIGPPLARLSYLNGSAIVEAAIRTGAQAIHPGYGFLSESANFAQLCNDKGLNFIGPPASAIRDMGDKSASKRIMGAAGVPLVPGYHGSEQDVDLMKLEADKIGYPILIKPTHGGGGKGMRTVQSHDEFVDSFLGAQREAAASFGINTILLEKYITQPRHIEVQIFGDKNGNILHLYERDCSVQRRHQKIIEEAPAPNVKDDFRSHLGQAAVSAAKAVGYYNAGTVEFIVDTVSGQFYFMEMNTRLQVEHPVTEMIVSQDLVEWQIRVANGEPLPINQSQVPFHGHAFEARIYAENVPKGFLPASGILHHYCPVPVSSTVRVETGVEQGDTVSMHYDPMIAKLVVWGENRASALVKLKDCLSNFQVAGVPTNITFLQKLANHQAFEDGDVETHFIDRHRDDLFVDLKNSVVVQEAYNTATLSASFVAACLCEIEHYALKESCHVGRGFHSIWYSHSPFRVHHHAMRTIELEWDNEFDSAGSKLLPFSITYQPDGSYLVKMADNASLGLEIKVTQLGNQDFRVEVDGVSTNVSLAVYSKQDQITHIHTWHGSHHHHFKQKLGLDVSDDDETQHKTSFEISSHPPGTVVAPMAGLIVKVLVKDGAKVEEGQPILILEAMKMEHVVKAPSAGSVQGLQVTVGQQVSDGSVLFSMKDSM; from the exons ATGTCACCGATGGTCTCCTTCCTTGGACGAAGGCTCCGTCACAGATCGTTAGTGATTCAGAAACGGTTACTTTCAGACTCGCCTGCAATTGAGAAAACGACGACGCAGCGCATAGAGAAGATTCTAGTTGCGAACAGAGGCGAGATAGCTTGCAGAATCATGAGGACGGCGAGACGCTTGGGAATTCGAACCGTAGCCGTCTATAGCGACGCGGATAGGGACTCACTGCACGTGAAATCAGCTGATGAGGCAGTCCATATTGGTCCGCCCCTGGCTCGGTTGAGTTACCTGAACGGTTCGGCCATCGTGGAAGCTGCTATTCGCACTGGCGCGCAG GCTATCCACCCAGGTTATGGTTTCCTATCAGAAAGTGCCAATTTTGCACAACTTTGCAATGACAAGGGCCTCAACTTTATTGGCCCTCCAGCTTCTGCCATCAGGGACATGGGTGACAAAAG TGCATCAAAGAGAATTATGGGTGCTGCTGGGGTGCCGCTTGTGCCTGGATATCATGGCAGTGAACAGGATGTTGATCTGATGAAGTTAGAAGCAGATAAGATTGGATACCCTATTTTAATAAAGCCGACCCATGGAGGTGGAGGAAAG GGTATGAGGACAGTGCAAAGCCACGATGAATTTGTTGACTCTTTTTTGGGAGCCCAACGTGAGGCAGCTGCTTCATTTGGCATCAATACAATTTTGCTGGAAAAATACATTACACAGCCACGACACATAGAAGTCCAG ATATTTGGGGACAAGAATGGGAACATTCTACATTTGTACGAAAGAGATTGCAGTGTGCAGAGAAGACACCAGAAGATAATCGAGGAGGCTCCAGCT CCAAATGTCAAAGATGATTTTCGCTCACACTTGGGGCAGGCTGCTGTTTCTGCAGCCAAG GCAGTTGGTTATTACAATGCTGGCACTGTGGAGTTTATAGTTGACACGGTCTCAGgccaattttattttatggagATGAACACCCGACTTCAG GTTGAACATCCTGTTACAGAGATGATTGTCAGTCAAGATCTCGTGGAATGGCAAATCCGGGTTGCAAATGGGGAACCGCTTCCCATTAATCAGTCACAGGTTCCTTTTCATG GTCATGCTTTTGAAGCCCGAATATATGCTGAGAATGTTCCAAAAGGATTTCTCCCTGCTTCTGGGATTCTTCATCATTATTGTCCAGTTCCAGTTTCTTCAACAG TTCGTGTTGAGACTGGAGTTGAACAAGGTGACACCGTTAGTATGCATTACGATCCTATGATTGCAAAGCTCGTAGTTTGGGGAGAAAACCGTGCTTCTGCATTAGTCAAGTTGAAAGATTGTTTGTCAAATTTTCAG GTTGCTGGTGTGCCAACAAATATAACTTTTCTACAGAAACTTGCTAATCATCAGGCATTTGAAGATGGCGATGTGGAAACTCATTTTATTGACCGTCATCGAGATGACCTCTTTGTTGATTTAAAAAATTCAGTTGTAGTCCAGGAAGCATATAACACTGCTACACTTAGTGCATCATTTGTCGCGGCATGTCTTTGTGAGATAGAACATTATGCTTTGAAGGAAAGTTGTCATG TTGGCAGGGGATTTCACTCCATATGGTACTCTCATTCGCCTTTCAGAGTCCATCATCATGCTATGCGTACAATAGAACTTGAGTGGGACAATGAGTTTGATAGTGCTGGCTCAAAACTTTTGCCATTTTCCATCACATATCAGCCAGATGGGAGTTATCTGGTTAAG ATGGCAGACAATGCTTCCCTTGGTTTGGAAATCAAAGTAACACAATTAGGCAATCAAGATTTTAGAGTTGAAGTTGATGGTGTGAGTACCAATGTTAGTTTAGCGGTTTATTCCAAG CAGGATCAGATTACGCACATCCACACATGGCATggttctcatcatcatcatttcaaacaaaaattagggCTTGATGTGTCGGATGATGATGAAACCCAGCATAAGACTAGTTTCGAGATCTCAAGCCACCCTCCAGGGACTGTGGTGGCTCCAATGGCTGGTTTGATTGTTAAAGTTCTGGTGAAGGATGGAGCGAAGGTTGAGGAAGGGCAGCCTATATTAATTTTAGAAGCCATGAAGATGGAG CATGTAGTAAAGGCTCCTTCTGCTGGCTCTGTCCAAGGGCTTCAAGTCACAGTTGGCCAACAGGTTTCAGATGGCAGTGTTCTCTTCAGTATGAAG GATTCAATGTGA
- the LOC120011029 gene encoding CST complex subunit STN1, with amino-acid sequence MDTSLCNTHVKLLAFDLLSLTQTPSFSSSDPISFSRRGVALSRAEVLGVVTSLEHKPDRFLKFTIDDGTGCVPCILWLNQLHSTYFSRRDPAGVRLIAAAAKHFASLIKIGVVARVRGRITSYRGSVQITASDVVVERDPNMEILHWLDCVRLARKCYDVAPQCRKPF; translated from the coding sequence ATGGATACATCTCTCTGCAACACCCACGTAAAGCTTCTTGCTTTCGACCTACTCTCTCTCACGCAAACCCCTTCTTTTTCCTCGTCGGACCCAATCTCCTTCTCTCGCCGAGGCGTCGCACTCTCACGCGCTGAGGTCCTTGGCGTCGTGACTTCCCTGGAGCATAAGCCTGACAGGTTTCTCAAGTTCACTATCGACGATGGCACCGGCTGTGTCCCTTGCATCCTCTGGCTGAACCAGCTTCACTCCACTTACTTCTCGCGCCGAGACCCAGCAGGTGTTCGATTAATTGCCGCAGCCGCGAAACACTTTGCTTCGTTGATCAAAATTGGGGTTGTGGCCAGAGTGCGCGGCAGGATCACGAGCTATAGAGGGTCGGTACAGATAACTGCGTCGGATGTGGTGGTGGAGAGGGATCCCAATATGGAGATCTTGCACTGGTTGGACTGTGTTAGGCTTGCCCGAAAGTGCTATGATGTGGCTCCCCAATGCAGGAAGCCATTTTAA